Proteins encoded together in one Rossellomorea sp. y25 window:
- a CDS encoding helix-turn-helix domain-containing protein, protein MKKYHLPIEATLDIIGGKWKVVIMCHLILGTRRTSELKKLMSGISQKMLIQQLKELDEDGLIQRKVYHQVPPKVEYSRTEYGWTLKDALDALCVWGDKHIEKNYENKYDVLEESILNR, encoded by the coding sequence ATGAAGAAGTATCATTTACCGATAGAAGCGACTTTGGATATTATTGGTGGAAAATGGAAGGTGGTCATTATGTGCCACTTGATTCTTGGAACGAGAAGAACAAGCGAACTTAAGAAATTAATGAGTGGAATCTCACAGAAGATGCTTATACAGCAATTGAAGGAATTAGATGAAGATGGATTGATCCAGAGAAAGGTCTATCACCAGGTTCCACCGAAAGTGGAGTATTCCCGGACAGAGTACGGTTGGACTTTGAAGGACGCTTTGGACGCACTCTGTGTATGGGGAGATAAGCATATCGAAAAAAATTATGAAAATAAATATGACGTCTTAGAAGAAAGTATTCTCAATCGATAA
- the gatA gene encoding Asp-tRNA(Asn)/Glu-tRNA(Gln) amidotransferase subunit GatA — translation MSLFDHKLSELHELLHKKEVSVTDLVDESYKRIDAVEDKVKAFLTLDEENARNKAKEMDAKLGTDESKGLLFGMPIGIKDNIVTKGLRTTCASKILENFNPIYDATVINKLHSADTITIGKLNMDEFAMGSSTENSGFQKTSNPWNLETVPGGSSGGSAASVAAGEVPFSLGSDTGGSIRQPAAFTGTVGLKPTYGRVSRFGLVAFASSLDQIGPITRNVEDNAYLLQAIAGLDPNDSTSANVEVPNYAAALTGDVKGLKIAVPKEYLGEGVGEEARQAVLASLKVLEGMGATWEEVSLPHSKFGVSTYYLLASSEASANLARFDGVRYGYRTANAENLLDLYKKTRAEGFGDEVKRRIMLGTFALSSGYYDAYYKKAQQARTLIKKDFEDVFAKYDVIIGPTTPTPAFKIGEKINDPLTMYANDILTIPVNLAGVPGISVPCGFSSTGLPLGLQIIGKHFDESTIYRVAHAFEQATDFHTKRPQL, via the coding sequence ATGTCATTATTTGACCATAAATTATCAGAGCTTCATGAGCTTTTACATAAGAAAGAAGTATCTGTCACAGATCTAGTAGACGAATCATACAAACGTATTGATGCCGTTGAAGATAAAGTAAAAGCATTTTTAACATTAGATGAAGAAAATGCCCGCAATAAAGCGAAAGAAATGGATGCAAAGCTTGGTACAGACGAAAGCAAAGGTCTTCTTTTCGGAATGCCGATCGGAATTAAGGATAATATCGTCACAAAAGGGCTCCGTACAACATGTGCCAGTAAAATCCTTGAAAACTTCAATCCTATTTATGATGCTACGGTTATCAATAAATTACATAGTGCCGATACGATTACGATCGGAAAACTGAATATGGATGAATTCGCGATGGGTTCATCTACTGAGAACTCCGGTTTCCAAAAGACGAGCAATCCATGGAATCTGGAAACGGTTCCCGGGGGATCTTCAGGTGGGTCAGCAGCATCCGTTGCAGCTGGAGAAGTACCTTTCTCACTTGGTTCAGATACAGGCGGATCGATTCGCCAGCCAGCAGCATTTACAGGTACTGTCGGTTTAAAACCTACGTACGGAAGGGTATCCCGTTTCGGTCTAGTGGCATTCGCTTCTTCACTGGATCAAATCGGACCGATCACTCGTAACGTAGAAGATAATGCATACCTACTGCAAGCGATCGCTGGTCTTGATCCGAATGATTCTACTTCAGCCAATGTTGAGGTTCCGAACTACGCGGCAGCTCTGACAGGTGATGTGAAAGGCTTAAAGATTGCTGTTCCAAAAGAATATTTAGGTGAAGGTGTCGGTGAGGAAGCCCGTCAAGCAGTGCTTGCTTCATTAAAAGTGTTGGAAGGCATGGGAGCTACATGGGAAGAAGTTTCTCTTCCTCATTCTAAATTTGGTGTGTCAACATACTACCTGTTAGCATCGTCTGAAGCATCTGCCAACCTTGCACGTTTCGATGGTGTCCGTTACGGTTACCGCACTGCGAACGCAGAGAATCTTCTTGATCTCTACAAGAAAACCCGTGCAGAAGGATTTGGGGACGAAGTGAAGCGTCGTATTATGCTTGGAACGTTTGCATTAAGTTCTGGATACTATGATGCCTACTACAAAAAAGCACAGCAGGCACGTACACTGATCAAGAAAGACTTTGAAGACGTATTTGCGAAATATGATGTCATCATCGGACCAACAACACCGACTCCGGCGTTTAAAATCGGGGAAAAAATCAATGATCCATTAACGATGTATGCCAATGATATTTTAACGATTCCAGTAAACCTTGCAGGAGTACCGGGAATTTCTGTTCCTTGTGGATTCTCTTCAACTGGACTGCCACTTGGACTGCAAATTATCGGGAAGCATTTTGACGAAAGCACGATTTATCGCGTAGCCCATGCATTCGAGCAAGCTACAGATTTCCATACAAAAAGACCACAACTGTAA
- a CDS encoding DUF4257 domain-containing protein, with product MSLFEVILLPMLMGGIGGLGHILVFKNGHFTFPRKFIDDQGERHYLFGSTKDIIIGILAGYLSVLPVVETVPIWYVIYISLLSGIGGSSVITRKIEQNLASTKASYIQELSHYQLEPTSKGGTPNHNEVKPVGEVEEKENQG from the coding sequence ATGTCCTTATTCGAAGTGATCTTGTTGCCAATGTTAATGGGTGGTATTGGAGGCTTAGGACATATTCTGGTTTTCAAAAATGGTCATTTCACTTTTCCGCGAAAATTTATCGATGACCAAGGTGAGAGGCACTATCTTTTTGGTTCAACAAAGGATATTATCATAGGCATTCTAGCAGGGTATCTGTCAGTATTACCGGTTGTTGAAACGGTCCCGATCTGGTATGTCATCTATATTAGTTTATTATCAGGTATCGGGGGAAGTTCCGTCATCACACGAAAAATCGAACAAAATTTAGCAAGCACCAAAGCGTCTTATATTCAAGAGCTATCTCATTATCAGCTCGAACCGACCTCTAAGGGAGGGACTCCAAACCATAATGAGGTGAAACCTGTTGGCGAAGTGGAAGAAAAAGAGAATCAAGGTTGA
- a CDS encoding DUF2269 family protein: protein MEWLILLHVLSAIIGVGPTFFAHVLTRPDKSVEQLKVTTELNRRLEYFPKIGGSIAVLTGFILFYKGDYGSFAQLWILGSVILYILIQIIVIGFITPLSKKISEWISLPENEHLTGAPPEEIQRHLVKVDRYFYMASTLGVLLFILMIMKP from the coding sequence ATGGAATGGTTGATTCTTTTACATGTACTGTCTGCCATTATCGGGGTTGGGCCAACGTTTTTCGCACATGTTTTGACCCGGCCTGACAAAAGCGTTGAACAATTGAAGGTGACGACAGAATTGAATAGACGATTAGAATATTTCCCTAAAATTGGTGGAAGCATTGCCGTGTTAACAGGATTTATCCTTTTTTATAAAGGGGATTATGGGAGTTTTGCACAGTTGTGGATTCTGGGGTCTGTTATACTTTATATTCTCATTCAAATCATCGTCATTGGTTTCATCACACCCCTCTCCAAAAAAATAAGCGAATGGATATCCTTGCCGGAGAATGAGCACCTTACAGGGGCGCCACCCGAAGAAATCCAACGTCACTTAGTGAAAGTTGACCGTTACTTTTATATGGCTTCCACTCTCGGAGTTCTACTATTCATTCTTATGATTATGAAACCTTAA
- a CDS encoding SDR family oxidoreductase, translated as MNLSLKDKLVLVTGSTSGIGKATAISFLKEGAKVIINGRTDSTVDATVKELSYFGTVYGIRADVSKKDESDELISRVNELGDLDVLVNNTGVFTVKPFEEVTDEEWLEYYQINVMSAVRLSRAFLGKMMDRNAGRIITIASEAGIKPYPELIPYGVSKTALITLSRGLAEVAKGTNVTVNSVLPGPTWTEGFGTFITDLANENGQDLDIFISEYFKNDQPTSLLQRYATVEEVADTIVFLASEKASAINGAAQRVEGGIIQSIL; from the coding sequence ATGAATTTAAGTTTAAAAGATAAATTAGTGCTTGTTACAGGTTCTACATCAGGAATAGGAAAAGCAACCGCCATCAGTTTCTTAAAAGAAGGAGCTAAAGTCATTATCAATGGGCGCACGGACTCTACAGTCGATGCTACCGTAAAAGAGTTGTCCTACTTTGGGACCGTTTATGGCATCCGTGCAGATGTTTCGAAGAAAGATGAGTCAGACGAATTAATTTCGAGAGTAAACGAACTAGGAGATCTGGATGTACTTGTAAACAACACCGGCGTCTTCACAGTAAAACCTTTTGAAGAAGTCACGGATGAAGAATGGCTTGAATATTATCAGATCAACGTCATGAGTGCCGTTCGCCTCTCACGGGCATTCCTTGGAAAAATGATGGACCGCAATGCAGGCCGTATCATTACGATTGCAAGTGAAGCAGGAATTAAACCGTATCCTGAGCTTATTCCGTATGGTGTTTCTAAGACTGCTCTTATCACGTTATCCAGAGGTCTTGCTGAGGTGGCAAAAGGAACAAATGTAACTGTCAACTCTGTTCTGCCGGGACCAACATGGACAGAAGGATTCGGCACATTCATCACAGACTTAGCGAATGAAAACGGTCAGGATCTGGACATATTTATCAGTGAATATTTTAAAAACGATCAACCAACTTCCCTTTTACAACGCTATGCAACAGTGGAGGAAGTGGCTGATACAATTGTTTTCCTGGCTTCCGAGAAAGCTTCCGCCATCAACGGTGCAGCTCAACGTGTCGAAGGCGGCATCATCCAGAGTATTCTATAA
- a CDS encoding helix-turn-helix transcriptional regulator: MIHQKTNTIVIEALNKFPHKIHIKLGEILRERGLTQGDLHRLTGLRVATINELVNFKKKSLTVAHLVSIMIALRITDIRDLIEIEFDQEVRDYFNEENQRMKNGFTPDLTKTAEQNVKRIAAGANN; encoded by the coding sequence ATGATTCACCAAAAGACAAATACAATTGTTATAGAAGCGCTAAATAAATTTCCCCATAAAATTCACATTAAATTGGGAGAAATCCTGCGTGAACGAGGATTGACACAAGGCGATCTTCATCGCTTAACAGGGCTAAGAGTGGCTACGATCAATGAGCTAGTGAATTTCAAGAAGAAATCCTTAACGGTGGCTCATCTTGTTTCCATTATGATCGCCCTTAGAATTACAGACATTCGTGATCTCATCGAAATAGAATTTGATCAAGAAGTTCGGGACTACTTCAATGAAGAAAATCAACGAATGAAAAACGGATTTACTCCTGACCTGACAAAAACCGCTGAACAAAATGTAAAGCGAATCGCAGCTGGAGCAAACAACTAA
- a CDS encoding diacylglycerol kinase, translating to MKRARIIYNPTSGRELFKKHLAEVLIKLEQAGYETSVHATICEGDATEAARIAVERKYDIVVAAGGDGTLNEVVNGLAEQDYRPKLGIVPMGTTNDFARALHIPKDIGSAIDVITKGESIPVDIGRMNERYFINIAGGGRITELTYEVPSKLKTMMGQLAYYLKGIEMLPSIKPTDVSIEYDGKLFEGEAMLFLIGLTNSVGGFEKLAPDASINDGLFSLLILKKTNLAEFIRIATLAVRGEHVNDPNVIYTQANRIKIKAKEKVQLNVDGELGGVLPAEFENLYRHLQVFVPLDKIRPEDKAE from the coding sequence ATGAAACGAGCAAGAATTATTTATAATCCTACTTCTGGCCGAGAGCTATTTAAAAAGCACCTTGCAGAAGTATTAATTAAATTAGAACAAGCTGGATATGAAACCTCTGTTCACGCAACCATTTGCGAAGGAGATGCGACAGAAGCTGCGCGCATTGCTGTAGAACGCAAGTACGATATTGTTGTCGCTGCAGGAGGAGATGGCACTCTAAATGAAGTAGTCAACGGTTTAGCCGAACAGGATTACCGACCGAAACTTGGAATTGTTCCAATGGGGACAACGAATGACTTCGCACGGGCTCTTCACATTCCAAAGGATATTGGATCAGCCATTGATGTCATCACTAAGGGTGAATCCATTCCTGTCGATATCGGGCGCATGAATGAACGCTACTTCATTAACATAGCCGGTGGAGGAAGAATCACAGAATTGACCTATGAAGTGCCAAGTAAGCTTAAAACGATGATGGGGCAGCTGGCCTACTATTTAAAAGGAATTGAAATGCTTCCATCCATCAAGCCGACTGATGTTTCCATTGAGTATGATGGAAAGCTATTTGAAGGAGAAGCGATGCTATTCCTCATTGGTTTAACGAACTCTGTCGGGGGCTTTGAAAAGTTGGCACCGGATGCCTCGATCAATGATGGCTTATTTTCTCTCTTAATTTTAAAGAAAACAAATCTGGCTGAGTTTATCCGCATTGCGACATTAGCCGTTCGTGGCGAGCACGTAAATGATCCTAACGTGATTTACACCCAAGCCAATCGAATTAAAATCAAAGCAAAAGAAAAAGTACAGCTGAATGTAGATGGTGAGCTGGGAGGTGTCCTTCCAGCAGAATTCGAAAACCTTTACCGCCATTTGCAAGTATTTGTCCCTCTTGATAAGATTCGCCCTGAAGATAAAGCTGAATAA
- a CDS encoding thioredoxin family protein: MNLEQWFTKGMTPEDYLEYMSVHKENTEAIRKNFTIPQEDIEVLAKLGEHSLRVIAITEDWCGDAMLNIPILLKLAKSADMDVRMILRDENLELMDQYLTNGISRAIPIFIFIDRDGNEKLVWGPRAPMVKKIVDDERAKLPPKDHELFPKKQREMIQRLTSQYSKDEEVWQEVYESLKTSLVQNVLM, encoded by the coding sequence ATGAACTTAGAGCAATGGTTCACTAAAGGGATGACACCTGAAGATTACTTGGAATATATGAGTGTACATAAAGAAAATACCGAAGCGATCAGGAAGAACTTTACGATTCCACAAGAAGACATAGAAGTTTTGGCTAAACTCGGAGAACACTCCTTACGGGTGATTGCCATCACGGAAGATTGGTGTGGAGATGCCATGCTGAATATCCCGATTCTGTTGAAACTGGCAAAATCCGCTGACATGGACGTACGGATGATTTTACGGGATGAAAACCTTGAACTGATGGATCAATACTTAACGAATGGCATCTCGAGAGCGATCCCCATTTTCATTTTCATCGATCGTGATGGAAATGAAAAGCTGGTATGGGGACCCAGAGCCCCTATGGTAAAGAAGATCGTGGATGATGAACGGGCGAAGCTGCCACCGAAGGATCATGAGCTTTTTCCAAAAAAGCAGAGGGAAATGATTCAACGCTTAACTTCTCAATATTCGAAAGATGAAGAAGTATGGCAGGAAGTGTATGAAAGCTTGAAAACAAGTCTTGTCCAGAATGTGCTGATGTAA
- a CDS encoding arylamine N-acetyltransferase, translating into MEAVKKYVNYLNMDIEPPTLNYLQRLIQQHLIRIPYETFSKFYYFSQGESFVPSLHTFAENLHSKGWGGTCFTLNINFGRLLKKLGFDCQFVRVQPGHLGLMITIDNRKLYVDVGYGSPIMKPVELEARQRHLLHGFGEEIIFTQKDIREFEVDRRSNGKSFVKKTIEWIPLEEEELEADIEASYLDSDDNITMRRITAVRFQGNQCYFLRNETLKVMTYRNIREYQMKDLDKWKDIVGEVYHFDSSSLQESIQFLHQRNIKLFP; encoded by the coding sequence TTGGAAGCAGTAAAAAAATATGTAAACTATTTAAATATGGATATAGAGCCCCCAACGTTAAACTATTTGCAACGACTAATCCAGCAGCACTTAATCAGGATTCCATATGAAACCTTCAGTAAATTTTATTATTTCTCTCAAGGTGAATCCTTTGTGCCTTCTTTACACACCTTCGCAGAAAATCTCCACTCCAAAGGGTGGGGAGGCACCTGTTTTACATTAAATATTAATTTTGGGAGACTATTGAAGAAATTGGGATTTGATTGTCAATTTGTCAGAGTGCAGCCGGGTCACCTTGGATTGATGATTACCATTGATAACCGTAAGCTCTACGTGGATGTGGGATATGGGTCACCGATCATGAAGCCTGTCGAGCTTGAAGCGAGACAAAGACATCTTCTTCACGGCTTCGGGGAAGAAATTATTTTCACCCAGAAAGACATTCGTGAATTTGAAGTGGATCGCCGTTCAAATGGCAAATCCTTTGTGAAAAAAACCATTGAGTGGATCCCATTAGAGGAAGAAGAATTAGAAGCCGACATAGAAGCATCCTACTTGGATTCCGATGATAACATTACAATGAGAAGAATCACCGCCGTTCGCTTCCAGGGCAATCAGTGCTACTTCCTGCGTAATGAGACATTGAAAGTGATGACCTACCGGAACATCCGTGAATATCAGATGAAGGATCTTGATAAGTGGAAAGATATCGTCGGGGAAGTCTACCACTTTGATTCTTCGTCCCTACAGGAATCCATCCAGTTTTTACATCAGCGGAATATCAAACTGTTCCCATAA
- a CDS encoding M4 family metallopeptidase translates to MKKKVVALGLTAGLMMSPVFSPEALGASNVSEKVNFNAKLGTPQFISGKLTKASTNAPESIVFDYLMEKQQAFKFKGDAKLSFQVKEKRKDDLGYTYLRIQQVYKGTPVYGAVLTAHVNKDGVLTALSGAPIANLDEKQNLKQTKKLSKKEALSKGETDLVKHVGSQPDYEYAPKSESVIYVKDGEAHYAYLVNYNFLAPEPGNWNYFVDAVTGDILGKVNNIHEANNGAGKPGGGGGAVGGTDTVGSGKGVLGDTKSLNTYLSSSTYYLQDRTRGNGVFTYDASNRTRLPGSLWADSDNLFNASYDGAAVDAHYYAGQTYDYYLNTHNRNSYDGNGAALKSTVHYGRNYNNAFWNGQQMVYGDGDGTTFVPLSGGLDVIAHELTHAVTDTTADLIYQNESGAINESMSDIFGTLVEYDTNNNPDWEIGEDIYTPNKSGDALRSMSDPAKYGDPDHYSVRYTGTQDNGGVHINSGIGNKAAYLLSQGGTHYGVKVTGIGTDKTGAIYYRALTQYLTPSSNFSQLRSAAVQAATDLYGAGSAEVASVNAAYNAVGVN, encoded by the coding sequence TTGAAGAAAAAAGTCGTAGCATTAGGTTTAACAGCAGGATTAATGATGAGCCCGGTATTTTCTCCGGAAGCATTGGGTGCATCAAATGTGAGTGAAAAGGTGAACTTCAATGCGAAGTTGGGGACTCCCCAATTTATATCCGGTAAATTAACAAAGGCATCTACCAATGCCCCGGAATCGATCGTATTTGATTATTTAATGGAAAAACAGCAGGCGTTCAAGTTCAAAGGAGACGCAAAGCTATCTTTTCAAGTGAAAGAAAAGCGTAAAGATGACTTAGGGTATACATATCTACGCATTCAACAAGTATATAAAGGAACGCCTGTATACGGCGCCGTCCTGACTGCTCATGTGAATAAAGATGGTGTCCTGACTGCATTATCCGGGGCTCCGATAGCTAATTTAGATGAAAAACAAAACTTAAAGCAAACCAAAAAATTATCTAAAAAAGAAGCCCTTTCTAAAGGGGAAACTGATTTAGTGAAACACGTAGGCAGCCAGCCTGACTATGAATATGCACCTAAATCTGAATCCGTGATTTATGTAAAAGATGGAGAAGCCCATTATGCGTATCTCGTAAACTATAATTTCCTTGCTCCGGAACCAGGGAACTGGAATTATTTCGTTGATGCTGTAACCGGCGACATTCTAGGCAAAGTAAATAATATCCATGAAGCGAACAACGGAGCTGGTAAACCAGGCGGCGGAGGTGGAGCCGTTGGAGGAACAGATACTGTCGGCTCAGGAAAGGGAGTATTGGGCGATACGAAATCGTTGAACACGTATCTTTCTTCTTCAACTTATTATTTACAGGACCGCACGAGAGGTAACGGAGTGTTCACGTATGACGCTTCGAACAGGACACGTCTGCCGGGATCACTGTGGGCGGATAGCGACAATCTTTTCAACGCAAGCTATGATGGAGCTGCTGTTGATGCTCATTATTATGCGGGGCAGACATACGATTACTATTTGAACACACATAATCGTAATAGCTATGATGGCAATGGGGCAGCACTGAAGTCGACTGTTCACTATGGAAGAAACTATAATAATGCATTCTGGAATGGGCAGCAAATGGTATATGGTGATGGGGATGGAACGACATTCGTTCCATTATCAGGAGGACTGGATGTCATTGCCCATGAGCTGACACATGCCGTAACGGATACAACAGCGGATCTAATTTATCAAAATGAGTCCGGGGCTATCAATGAATCTATGTCCGATATTTTTGGAACATTGGTAGAATACGATACGAATAATAATCCGGATTGGGAAATCGGGGAAGACATTTACACACCTAATAAGAGTGGCGATGCACTTCGCTCCATGTCAGATCCGGCAAAATACGGTGATCCTGACCACTATTCTGTAAGATACACAGGGACGCAGGACAACGGTGGGGTTCATATCAATAGTGGAATAGGAAATAAAGCAGCCTACTTGCTAAGTCAAGGTGGCACTCACTATGGTGTGAAGGTGACGGGAATCGGAACCGATAAAACAGGGGCAATCTATTACCGTGCGTTAACTCAATACTTAACACCATCTTCAAACTTCAGCCAGCTTCGTTCAGCAGCGGTTCAAGCTGCTACAGATTTATATGGTGCAGGAAGTGCTGAGGTGGCGAGTGTGAATGCCGCGTATAATGCGGTTGGCGTCAACTAA
- a CDS encoding antibiotic biosynthesis monooxygenase family protein encodes MYIVHSTFVVPDEKADEVISIYHSRSGIVDKAEGFQRFLLLQNEKKPGEITVHMEWDTKEHFMTWVQSEDYKRIHELEKKYPDQELASIIPSIHRFKVVAY; translated from the coding sequence ATGTATATTGTACATTCAACATTTGTAGTTCCTGATGAGAAGGCTGATGAGGTGATTTCAATCTACCATTCCCGTTCAGGAATAGTCGACAAGGCGGAAGGGTTTCAACGATTCCTGCTCTTGCAAAATGAGAAAAAACCGGGAGAAATCACGGTTCATATGGAATGGGATACGAAGGAACATTTTATGACGTGGGTGCAAAGTGAAGACTATAAACGGATTCACGAATTGGAGAAAAAGTACCCTGATCAGGAGCTTGCTTCGATTATCCCTTCCATTCATCGCTTTAAGGTGGTGGCGTACTAA
- a CDS encoding class I SAM-dependent methyltransferase, with amino-acid sequence MEVNFGHVTSRYAASCDDIPHQFFDTLKVRGIVWEGRKVAEIGSGTGAMTRKLHKRGAEVIGVEPSIELRKAAKALESKKYLEIPYLTGTAESTNLPDQYYDITMIHRSWHLFDRPKAISEMKRILKEKGMFIVSDSSFLPHHEVVKDTMTFLHEHIEITPPGSKVDSVKRLNGFPVEWLLEWQEADFNLKDFYTFYYPVDFTLQSWCERVGSLSWLTHLEDSEREGLLQSLHTFLSERYDALHEFTLQHQFTVCLMKK; translated from the coding sequence ATGGAAGTTAATTTTGGTCATGTGACCTCTCGTTATGCTGCGTCTTGTGATGATATACCGCATCAATTTTTTGATACGTTAAAGGTCAGGGGAATTGTGTGGGAAGGCAGAAAAGTGGCTGAAATTGGTTCTGGTACCGGTGCTATGACTCGAAAGCTTCACAAGCGTGGAGCCGAAGTGATAGGGGTCGAGCCGTCTATTGAACTTAGGAAAGCTGCCAAGGCATTAGAGAGTAAGAAATACTTGGAAATCCCATATCTTACAGGTACAGCTGAATCTACGAATCTGCCGGATCAATACTATGATATTACCATGATCCACAGAAGCTGGCATTTATTCGACCGCCCGAAAGCGATTAGCGAAATGAAGCGGATACTTAAGGAAAAAGGAATGTTCATTGTGAGTGATTCAAGCTTCCTTCCACATCACGAAGTGGTAAAGGATACGATGACGTTTTTACATGAACATATAGAGATAACCCCACCAGGATCAAAAGTCGATTCAGTGAAACGGTTGAATGGATTTCCAGTGGAATGGCTGTTAGAATGGCAGGAAGCTGACTTTAACTTGAAAGATTTTTACACATTTTATTACCCAGTCGACTTTACGTTACAGTCTTGGTGTGAGCGAGTAGGCTCCTTATCCTGGCTCACTCATTTAGAGGATAGTGAGAGAGAGGGATTACTGCAATCATTACATACGTTCCTGTCCGAACGTTACGATGCTCTTCATGAGTTTACTCTTCAGCACCAGTTTACAGTCTGCCTGATGAAAAAGTAG
- the gatB gene encoding Asp-tRNA(Asn)/Glu-tRNA(Gln) amidotransferase subunit GatB: MNFEPVIGLEVHVELKTDSKMFSPAPNHFGAEPNTNTNVIDLGYPGVLPVVNKRAIEFGMKAAIALNCEIATDTKFDRKNYFYPDNPKAYQISQFDKPIGENGWIEIEVNGEKKRIGITRLHLEEDAGKLTHSGDGYSLVDYNRQGTPLIEIVSEPDIRTPEEAYAYLEKLKSIIQYTGVSDCKMEEGSLRCDANISLRPIGQEKFGTKAELKNLNSFNFVKKGLEYEIVRQEKVLLSGGMIQQETLRFDESTGKTILMRVKEGSDDYRYFPEPDLLHLHIDQEWMDRIRAEIPELPDERKKRYVEDLGLPAYDAMVLTLTKEMSDFFQETVEAGADAKLASNWLMGEVSAYLNAQQKELEDVKLTPQGLAGMIELIEKGTISSKIAKKVFKELVENGGDPEQIVKEKGLVQISDEGALLKIVTETLDANPQSIEDYKNGKDRAIGFLVGQIMKATKGQANPPLVNKLLLQEIQKR, encoded by the coding sequence ATGAACTTTGAACCAGTAATCGGACTAGAAGTCCACGTAGAATTAAAAACGGACAGTAAGATGTTCTCTCCGGCACCGAACCATTTCGGAGCAGAGCCAAACACTAACACAAACGTAATCGACCTTGGATATCCCGGTGTTCTTCCGGTCGTTAACAAACGTGCCATTGAGTTCGGGATGAAAGCAGCGATCGCATTGAACTGTGAAATCGCAACGGATACGAAGTTTGACCGTAAAAACTATTTCTATCCGGATAACCCGAAAGCCTACCAAATTTCTCAATTTGACAAGCCGATCGGTGAAAACGGTTGGATCGAAATTGAAGTGAACGGTGAGAAGAAACGCATCGGAATCACTCGTCTTCACCTGGAAGAGGATGCTGGAAAGCTGACACACTCAGGCGACGGTTATTCCCTTGTCGACTATAACCGCCAAGGTACTCCTCTTATTGAGATTGTATCTGAGCCAGACATCCGCACACCGGAAGAAGCGTATGCGTATCTTGAGAAACTTAAATCCATCATTCAATATACAGGGGTTTCCGACTGTAAGATGGAAGAAGGATCGCTTCGCTGTGACGCCAACATTTCCCTTCGTCCAATCGGACAAGAGAAATTCGGTACGAAGGCCGAGCTTAAAAACCTGAACTCCTTTAACTTTGTTAAAAAAGGATTGGAGTATGAAATCGTCCGTCAGGAAAAGGTTCTTTTATCCGGAGGAATGATTCAACAGGAAACGCTTCGTTTCGATGAATCAACAGGTAAAACGATCCTTATGCGTGTAAAAGAAGGATCGGATGATTACCGTTACTTCCCTGAACCTGATTTATTACACCTTCACATCGATCAAGAGTGGATGGACCGCATCCGTGCAGAGATCCCTGAGCTTCCGGATGAGCGTAAAAAGCGCTATGTAGAAGATTTAGGCTTACCTGCGTATGATGCCATGGTTCTGACATTAACGAAAGAAATGTCCGATTTCTTCCAGGAAACCGTTGAAGCGGGTGCAGACGCGAAGCTTGCGTCCAACTGGCTGATGGGTGAGGTTTCAGCTTACTTAAATGCACAGCAAAAAGAACTTGAAGATGTTAAGCTGACTCCTCAAGGACTGGCAGGCATGATCGAATTAATCGAAAAAGGAACGATTTCTTCCAAAATTGCGAAGAAAGTGTTCAAGGAACTAGTGGAAAACGGTGGAGATCCAGAACAAATCGTCAAAGAGAAGGGTCTCGTTCAAATCTCTGACGAAGGTGCCTTGCTCAAGATCGTGACGGAGACGCTTGATGCCAATCCACAATCCATCGAAGATTATAAGAACGGGAAAGATCGCGCCATCGGCTTCTTGGTTGGTCAAATCATGAAAGCAACAAAAGGACAGGCCAACCCGCCGCTTGTTAACAAGCTGCTGCTTCAAGAAATTCAAAAACGCTAA